A single Anopheles funestus chromosome 2RL, idAnoFuneDA-416_04, whole genome shotgun sequence DNA region contains:
- the LOC125765895 gene encoding poly(A) RNA polymerase gld-2 homolog B produces the protein MSISLCITNPCGSPKHSSQATTSSKMDRDGPQTSESSSEQMQNSNKAYRKAAAMAPLQSATVSMMYGSSKSKKFYNSSSNRKKQHIMESLKMWNVKIAPSGLDKFEDELSTIPAATSQKKELLAHSFESTGPPVPAKLEQDCAVASVGEPTKSSKKKAPEANSHKCKHEDMKQHSVTKLATSKPDRDIAGNHKEPTEKKHARSFELTADGIIVETDVHNHASSAHLNDTLKITTTEISSSKCAGEVTTKSIAPISLPESLPSSSSFAMMKGSDHKHSHKSYARSSTNSNSTSSSAAPTSVTYSSLSVDMPAAGNRNGKDAAATVSGQSQVSVMSLMLQGSAKHNESLRLDHFSNNLSSASSSSSGLSKSIHPNHHVGQQHTSYIPTLGAQPTSKQQALINRPDHNHSVQPNTNTSPHHYSFDFLRDVGLKMSLTNVSSGGGNNTASSDLSMYRGSSQANYNFTQQFQQHMMQHHQNNQLQQQNHATRPSAHQQQQLLQLHRLMPQQPQYNRSPTVYGGDELAAQHCALNDPQGFSNYALLSASEGHNATNGGKNYELSSYVYHQNGGGVVHSQHQATHYKQQLLEQPQQHTVQVHSYHQNNNYQYHNRNGHGGGSGNQLSYTPQGSGRVIGTVVGREDGGRNGTNGKKFWNGNGKGKHNSNQTNGGSKQQYNKVQSIGYGYRKNYQHYYNHAANGGNHYYEHITIQQQQQQQQQQQQQQQPQQHHHQQQSHHHHHKHWNRNLVYLRGHDRGHGVVSSHEYTNGNQHQEVEQTGINLHSTSSSNSPEGATDQVEDPNHPHQIQENGNNEPTTAALEPNSSDAPATVINDPYREMEKDTEKLKISELHEERVYGARKLCSVPRSSSSSSVVSIPSTESSVLSCNTSQPESNAAIGHDYESDSSHSSDYREGTFRYSKYNGTNDSKAFRSSSSTSSGTTSSSAYPPLGEFVPSAPSSLHASTAGLVGEFIVRSQSFHGSHQNLTAYGGNVSDGNPPVGSPKGIPRTVTGTQSVPVFGELFSNINHCQTNPIQFVNSQSTGNFGSSTSLELVLQSAATSSSSSSSLSASSVPPNDFQSMQSGHPKTRSQSGRTSPNNANVHYRSHRSTVAVSSASFSNHNTAKGQLSSNKNGTGRKNTQALVSYTHRSVLPGDFQPTPADRFILRANEVEMKIAPDALTNGTMWDSLSRSIWDRFAAAQQSEEKYVQKMELWRDLYICIKKGFPKYSLYLVGSTISGFGADSSDVDMCLVSRSGSGCLDHRLEALFSLSLVKEYFMNMPLSSFSDFSLIQAKVPILRFQDSKNGIEVDLNFNNCVGIRNTHLLHCYAQMDWRVRPLVLMVKLWAQHHNINDAKNMTISSYSLVLMVIHFLQCGTSPPILPCLHAMYPEKFMKINDIHNIEMIERIEPYQTDNKESLGELLLHFLEYYTKFDYEHHAISVRTSSIIPVEECRLARSYKNDPHHWKHLCIEEPFDFTNTARSVFDGEVFEQIKSTFATSWQMLKDNKHLNVLFGEPLFTPVTSTLSITS, from the exons ATGTCCATTAGCCTATGTATAACGAACCCGTGTGGCTCACCGAAGCATTCGTCCCAAGCGACTACTAGTTCAAAGATGGACCGTGATGGACCGCAAACTAGCGAGAGCAGTAGTGAACAGATGCAAAACTCTAACAAAGCATACAGAAAAGCTGCTGCTATGGCACCGCTCCAGTCTGCCACGGTTTCGATGATGTACGGTtcgagcaagagcaaaaagttttacaacagtTCGTCGAACCGCAAGAAGCAACACATAATGGAAAGCTTAAAGATGTGGAATGTTAAGATAGCGCCAAGCGGTCTGGACAAATTTGAAGACGAACTGTCAACCATACCAGCCGCAACTAGTCAGAAGAAGGAGCTGTTAGCACACTCTTTCGAGTCCACCGGTCCGCCCGTTCCTGCAAAGCTCGAACAAGACTGCGCGGTAGCCTCCGTTGGAGAGCCCACCAAATCGTCTAAGAAGAAAGCGCCAGAAGCAAATAGTCATAAATGTAAGCACGAAGACATGAAGCAGCATTCCGTAACGAAATTGGCCACATCCAAGCCGGATCGCGATATTGCTGGCAATCATAAGGAACCAACGGAAAAGAAG CATGCAAGATCTTTTGAACTCACTGCGGATGGAATTATCGTGGAAACGGATGTCCATAATCACGCATCTTCGGCTCATCTGAACGACACGTTGAAAATCACAACGACAGAAATATCTTCTTCTAAATGTGCTGGCGAGGTGACTACGAAGTCTATCGCTCCAATATCACTTCCAGAGTCactgccatcatcatcgtccttTGCGATGATGAAAGGTAGTGATCataaacactcacacaaatcATACGCTCGTTCATCTACCAACTCCAACAGTACTAGTTCATCAGCTGCACCGACCAGCGTTACGTACAGCAGTTTGTCCGTCGACATGCCGGCTGCTGGTAACCGGAATGGTAAAGACGCTGCGGCCACTGTGTCGGGCCAGTCACAGGTATCGGTGATGTCTCTGATGTTGCAAGGAAGTGCAAAGCATAATGAATCGCTCCGATTGGACCATTTTTCTAATAATCTGTCGTCcgcatcctcatcatcatctggCCTTTCGAAAAGTATCCATCCAAATCATCATGTCGGTCAGCAACATACGTCATACATTCCTACGCTCGGAGCACAACCCACATCGAAACAACAGGCACTGATCAATCGTCCGGATCACAATCATTCGGTGCAGCCGAACACGAACACGTCTCCTCACCATTATTCATTCGATTTTCTGCGTGATGTTGGGTTAAAAATGTCCCTCACCAACGTGTCATCTGGCGGTGGAAACAATACCGCTTCCAGCGATCTTTCCATGTATCGCGGATCGTCTCAAGCGAACTATAACTTTACTCAACAATTCCAGCAACACATGATGCAGCATCATCAAAATAAtcaactgcagcagcaaaaTCACGCCACCCGACCGTCTgctcatcagcaacagcagctatTGCAGCTTCATCGGCTAATGCCACAACAACCGCAATACAACCGATCTCCTACTGTGTATGGTGGTGATGAATTGGCTGCACAACACTGTGCATTGAACGATCCACAAGGTTTCTCGAATTATGCTCTACTTAGTGCATCCGAGGGACATAATGCCACTAATGGTGGTAAAAATTACGAGCTTTCATCCTACGTGTACCATCAGAACGGTGGTGGTGTGGTTCACTCGCAACATCAAGCAACGCACTATAAGCAGCAACTTTTAGAGCAGCCGCAGCAACACACCGTACAGGTGCATAGTTATCATCAGAATAATAACTACCAGTATCACAATCGTAACGGCCATGGGGGAGGTAGTGGTAATCAATTAAGCTACACGCCACAAGGTTCCGGAAGGGTGATTGGTACAGTGGTCGGAAGAGAGGATGGCGGACGGAATGGGACGAATGGCAAAAAGTTTTGGAATGGCaatggaaaaggaaagcatAACTCAAACCAGACAAACGGTGGCAGTAAGCAACAGTATAATAAGGTGCAAAGCATTGGCTATGGATATCGGAAAAATTATCAACATTACTACAACCATGCGGCAAACGGTGGAAATCACTACTATGAACATATCAcaattcagcagcagcaacaacagcaacagcagcaacagcagcagcagcagccacaacaacatcaccatcagcaacaatcgcatcatcatcatcataagcACTGGAATCGGAATTTGGTATACTTGCGTGGACACGATAGAGGGCACGGTGTTGTCTCCTCACACGAATACACTAACGGAAACCAGCACCAAGAAGTGGAACAAACAGGAATAAATCTCCAttccacatcatcatcaaactCTCCGGAAGGCGCTACAGATCAAGTAGAGGATCCAAACCATCCGCATCAAATCCAAGAGAATGGCAACAATGAGCCGACGACGGCGGCTCTAGAACCGAACTCTTCCGATGCACCAGCGACGGTTATCAATGATCCCTATCGAGAGATGGAAAAGGACACGGAAAAGCTGAAAATTTCCGAATTGCACGAAGAGCGTGTGTATGGTGCGAGAAAACTCTGCAGTGTGCCACGTTCCTCATCGTCCTCCTCGGTGGTGTCGATTCCGTCGACAGAATCATCGGTATTATCGTGCAATACATCTCAGCCTGAATCTAACGCGGCCATTGGGCACGATTATGAATCGGACTCTTCCCATTCTTCCGACTATCGGGAAGGCACATTCCGCTACTCAAAATACAATGGCACGAATGATAGTAAAGCGTTTCGCTCTTCATCGTCCACTTCATCGGGTACAACGTCTTCCTCCGCATATCCGCCTTTGGGTGAGTTTGTCCCATCAGCACCATCATCTCTGCACGCCTCGACGGCAGGACTTGTTGGGGAGTTTATCGTTCGTAGCCAAAGTTTCCATGGTTCGCATCAAAATCTCACCGCGTACGGGGGCAATGTTAGCGATGGTAATCCTCCTGTCGGATCACCGAAGGGAATCCCCCGAACGGTAACGGGCACACAGTCGGTGCCGGTGTTTGGGGAACTATTTAGCAACATCAATCATTGCCAGACAAATCCCATCCAATTTGTTAACAGCCAGTCGACGGGCAATTTCGGGAGTAGCACATCCCTGGAATTGGTGCTGCAATCCGCAGCTACCAGCTCTTCAAGTTCGTCGTCTCTGTCTGCGTCATCGGTGCCGCCCAACGATTTTCAGTCGATGCAGAGCGGACATCCAAAGACACG CAGTCAATCTGGGCGTACTTCACCCAACAATGCAAATGTACACTACCGATCACACCGATCGACGGTAGCGGTTTCATCCGCATCGTTTTCTAACCACAACACCGCTAAAGGCCAATtatcatccaacaaaaatggaaCTGGACGCAAGAACACACAAGCTCTAGTGAGCTATACACATCGCTCCGTTTTGCCTGGCGATTTTCAGCCCACACCTGCAGATCGTTTCATTTTGCGTGCGAATgaagttgaaatgaaaattgcacCTGATGCACTTACGAACGGCACTATGTGGGACAGCCTGTCGAGGTCCATCTGGGACCGGTTTGCTGCCGCACAGCAATCGGAGGAAAAGTATGTCCAAAAGATGGAACTGTGGCGTGATTTGTACATTTGCATCAAGAAAGGCTTTCCCAAGTATAGCCTCTATTTGGTCGGTAGTACGATCTCCGGCTTTGGTGCCGACAGTTCCGATGTGGACATGTGTCTTGTTTCGCGCAGTGGGTCCGGTTGTTTGGATCATCGCTTGGAAGCGCTGTTTAGTTTGTCGCTGGTGAAAGAATACTTCATGAACATGCCGCTGTCGAGTTTCAGTGATTTCAGCCTGATTCAGGCGAAGGTGCCGATTCTACGTTTTCAAGATAGCAAGAATGGCATTGAGGTGGATCTTAACTTCAACAATTGCGTTGGAATTAGAAATACACACCTGCTGCACTGTTATGCGCAGA TGGATTGGCGCGTTAGACCACTGGTGTTGATGGTGAAGTTATGGGCTCAGCATCATAACATTAACGATGCGAAAAACATGACTATATCCAGCTACTCTCTGGTCTTGATGGTTATTCATTTCCTGCAATGTGGAACCAGCCCACCAATTTTGCCATGTTTGCACGCTATGTATCCCGAGAAGTTTATG AAAATCAACGACATTCATAATATAGAAATGATCGAACGCATCGAACCATATCAAACGGATAACAAAGAAAGTTTGGGAGAATTGTTACTACATTTTTTGGAATACTATACAAAGTTTGA TTATGAGCACCATGCTATATCCGTGCGAACAAGTTCCATCATACCGGTTGAAGAATGTCGCCTGGCCAGAAGCTACAAGAATGATCCCCATCATTGGAAGCATTTGTGCATAGAAG AGCCGTTTGACTTCACCAACACCGCACGGTCAGTATTTGATGGGGAAGTATTCGAGCAGATAAAGTCCACCTTTGCAACATCGTGGCAGATGCTGAAGGACAACAAACATTTGAATGTTCTGTTCGGTGAACCATTGTTTACACCGGTTACATCGACACTGTCTATAACTTCGTGA